One part of the Dehalobacter sp. genome encodes these proteins:
- a CDS encoding RluA family pseudouridine synthase has product MNANKLFTYTLTPEDDGRKYQDILLRRFHFSRKVLQKLKVGENVWIDGKFTYLTARGKTGQTLVVNILEEEPATVSGETLPIEILFEDEIFLAVNKPPGQVIHPNSKYQTGTLANTVVGYWESKGEARPFRPVSRIDRNTSGVVLIAKSRYAHQQLAALSIRNKVEKKYLGIVEGNFPLEQGEWPLPIRIKPGSKIVREVHRDGQSALTLFRTLQHYPDYTLMEFTLVTGRTHQIRVHAQAAGHPLLGDDLYGGSMKYMQRQALHCYSYGFMHPLTMQPLQIQAPVPEDIALLIQSKK; this is encoded by the coding sequence ATGAATGCAAATAAATTATTCACATACACTTTAACGCCCGAAGATGACGGCAGAAAATACCAGGACATACTTCTAAGGCGCTTCCATTTTTCCCGCAAGGTGCTGCAAAAGCTGAAAGTCGGTGAAAATGTCTGGATTGACGGCAAATTCACCTACCTGACTGCCCGCGGCAAAACCGGACAGACCCTTGTCGTGAATATCCTGGAAGAAGAGCCGGCAACGGTCTCCGGAGAAACGCTGCCTATTGAGATTCTCTTTGAAGATGAAATTTTCCTCGCGGTCAACAAGCCGCCCGGCCAGGTCATCCACCCCAACTCGAAGTATCAGACCGGAACGCTCGCGAACACGGTGGTCGGCTACTGGGAAAGCAAAGGTGAAGCCAGGCCATTCCGGCCAGTCTCGCGGATCGACCGCAATACGTCCGGCGTTGTGCTGATCGCCAAATCCCGCTATGCCCACCAGCAGTTGGCCGCCCTTTCTATCAGAAACAAAGTTGAAAAGAAATATCTCGGTATTGTGGAAGGGAATTTTCCTCTGGAACAGGGCGAATGGCCCCTCCCTATCCGGATTAAACCGGGCAGTAAGATTGTGCGGGAAGTTCATCGGGACGGACAGTCGGCGCTGACGCTGTTTCGAACGCTGCAGCATTACCCGGACTATACGCTGATGGAATTCACCCTGGTCACCGGTCGGACGCACCAGATCAGAGTGCACGCCCAGGCCGCCGGTCATCCCCTTTTAGGAGATGATTTGTATGGCGGCAGTATGAAATATATGCAAAGGCAAGCCCTGCACTGTTATAGCTATGGTTTCATGCATCCCTTAACTATGCAGCCTCTTCAAATCCAGGCTCCGGTACCAGAGGATATCGCCCTGCTTATACAAAGCAAAAAATAA
- a CDS encoding DUF1003 domain-containing protein, producing MKNIENKTIEELAEARHSKNIFEAHEEGLSFGERLADKLADFAGSWTFIIIFISVLLSWIVVNSVLLFGHAFDQYPFILLNLLLSCIAAMQAPVIMMSQNRQENRDRLRAEHDYEVNLKSEILIEEVLKRLDIIEKKQEDILQTLQRKSEITQKNPENEYEINHQI from the coding sequence GCCCGTCATTCAAAAAATATCTTTGAAGCGCATGAGGAAGGTCTTTCTTTTGGTGAAAGGCTGGCGGATAAGCTTGCAGACTTCGCAGGCAGCTGGACCTTTATCATCATCTTCATTTCCGTCCTTTTATCCTGGATCGTGGTCAATTCCGTACTTCTATTCGGCCATGCATTTGACCAGTACCCTTTTATTCTGTTAAATCTTCTGCTATCCTGTATCGCTGCGATGCAAGCGCCGGTTATTATGATGAGTCAAAACAGGCAGGAGAACAGGGATCGACTAAGAGCAGAGCATGATTATGAGGTTAACCTAAAATCGGAGATCCTGATTGAGGAAGTACTGAAACGTTTAGATATAATTGAGAAAAAACAGGAAGACATACTTCAGACGTTACAGCGGAAGTCAGAAATCACACAAAAAAATCCTGAAAATGAGTATGAGATAAATCACCAGATTTAG